From the genome of Arvicola amphibius chromosome 9, mArvAmp1.2, whole genome shotgun sequence, one region includes:
- the Pbx2 gene encoding LOW QUALITY PROTEIN: pre-B-cell leukemia transcription factor 2 (The sequence of the model RefSeq protein was modified relative to this genomic sequence to represent the inferred CDS: deleted 1 base in 1 codon), giving the protein MDERLLGPPPPGGGRGSLGLVGGEPGGPGEPPGAGDPVGGSGGVPGGRGKQDIGDILQQIMTITDQSLDEAQAKKHALNCHRMKPALFSVLCEIKEKTGLSIRSSQEEEPVDPQLMRLDNMLLAEGVAGPEKGGGSAAAAAAAAASGGGVSPDNSIEHSDYRSKLAQIRHIYHSELEKYEQACNEFTTHVMNLLREQSRTRPVAPKEMERMVSIIHRKFSAIQMQLKQSTCEAVMILRSRFLDARRKRRNFSKQATEVLNEYFYSHLSNPYPSEEAKEELAKKCGITVSQVSNWFGNKRIRYKKNIGKFQEEANIYAVKTAVSVAQGGHSRTSSPTPPSSAGSGGSFNLSGSGDMFLGMPGLNGDSYPASQVETLRHSMGPGSYGDNLGGGQIYSPREMRANGGWQEAVTPSSVTSPTEGPGSVHSDTSN; this is encoded by the exons ATGGACGAGCGGCTGCTGGGGCCGCCCCCTCCGGGCGGGGGCCGGGGAAGCCTGGGGCTGGTGGGTGGGGAGCCCGGGGGCCCTGGCGAGCCTCCGGGTGCCGGAGACCCCGTTGGGGGAAGT GGGGGGGTCCCGGGAGGCCGAGGGAAGCAAGACATCGGGGACATTCTGCAACAGATAATGACCATCACCGACCAGAGCCTGGACGAGGCCCAGGCCAA GAAACACGCCCTAAACTGTCACCGAATGAAGCCTGCTCTGTTTAGTGTCCTGTGTGAAATCAAGGAGAAAACTG GCCTTAGCATTCGGAGCTCCCAAGAGGAGGAGCCGGTGGACCCGCAGCTGATGCGCCTGGACAACATGCTTCTGGCAGAAGGTGTGGCTGGACCAGAGAAAGGGGGGGGCTCCGCAGCGGCAGCTGCAGCCGCCGCAGCCTCAGGAGGTGGCGTGTCCCCAGACAACTCCATTGAACACTCAGACTATCGAAGCAAGCTCGCTCAGATCCGCCATATCTACCACTCGGAGTTGGAGAAGTACGAACAG GCCTGCAATGAGTTCACAACCCACGTCATGAACCTGCTGCGGGAGCAGAGCCGCACTCGTCCTGTGGCCCCCAAGGAGATGGAGCGGATGGTGAGCATCATCCATCGCAAGTTCAGCGCCATCCAGATGCAGCTGAAGCAGAGCACCTGCGAGGCTGTCATGATCCTGCGCTCTCGCTTCCTGGATGCCAG ACGGAAACGCCGGAACTTCAGCAAGCAGGCCACCGAGGTCCTGAATGAATATTTCTATTCCCACCTGAGTAACCCTTATCCTAGTGAGGAGGCCAAAGAGGAGCTCGCCAAGAAGTGCGGCATCACTGTCTCTCAG GTTTCTAACTGGTTTGGTAACAAGCGAATTCGCTACAAGAAAAATATTGGGAAGTTCCAAGAGGAGGCCAATATCTATGCTGTGAAGACAGCCGTGTCCGTCGCCCAGGGGGGCCACAGCCGCACCAGCTCCCCAACGCCTCCTTCCTCTGCAG GCTCTGGCGGCTCTTTCAATCTCTCAGGATCCGGAGACATGTTTCTGGGGATGCCCGGGCTCAACGGAGATTCCTACCCTGCCTCTCAG GTAGAAACCCTCCGACACTCAATGGGGCCAGGGAGCTATGGGGATAACCTCGGGGGAGGCCAGATATACAGCCCTCGAGAAATGCGG GCCAATGGCGGCTGGCAGGAGGCTGTGACCCCATCCTCAGTGACATCCCCAACAGAGGGCCCGGGAAGTGTTCACTCTGACACCTCCAACTGA